A single Alcanivorax borkumensis SK2 DNA region contains:
- the znuC gene encoding zinc ABC transporter ATP-binding protein ZnuC — protein sequence MPEPLVTVQSVSVTLGGNAVLSDVSLSLAPGRITTLIGPNGAGKSTLARLVLGLVQPDSNHGTVIRRKGLRVGYMPQHIKIDDSLPLTVDRFLWLAAPGPTASRRAALERAGVAHLRRRGVQQLSGGEMQRVLLARALLRKPDLLVLDEPAQGVDVAGQNALYGLLKTVRDELGCAILLISHDLHLVMAATDEVICLQRHVCCSGSPESVSRDPAYHELFGPGAGTPNLALYTHDHDHDHDLHGNATHSHDHNGPCNHD from the coding sequence ATGCCAGAACCTTTGGTCACTGTGCAGTCGGTGTCGGTTACGCTAGGAGGCAACGCTGTGCTGTCTGACGTCAGCCTGAGCCTGGCCCCCGGTCGCATCACTACGCTGATTGGCCCCAACGGCGCCGGTAAGAGCACGCTGGCGCGGCTTGTACTGGGGCTAGTGCAGCCAGACAGTAACCATGGCACGGTGATCCGCCGTAAAGGCCTGCGGGTGGGTTACATGCCCCAGCACATCAAGATCGACGACAGCCTGCCGCTCACAGTGGACCGTTTTTTGTGGTTGGCGGCACCGGGGCCTACGGCCTCCCGCCGGGCGGCCTTGGAGCGGGCCGGGGTGGCCCATCTGCGTCGGCGCGGGGTGCAGCAGCTGTCCGGCGGAGAAATGCAGAGGGTACTACTGGCCCGCGCCTTGCTGCGCAAGCCGGATCTGTTGGTACTGGACGAGCCTGCCCAGGGCGTGGATGTGGCCGGGCAGAATGCTCTCTATGGCCTGCTCAAGACCGTTCGTGACGAGCTGGGCTGTGCCATCCTGTTGATTTCACACGATCTGCATCTGGTCATGGCGGCCACCGATGAAGTCATTTGCTTACAGCGCCACGTTTGCTGTTCCGGCAGCCCGGAGTCGGTAAGCCGGGACCCGGCCTACCACGAGTTGTTCGGCCCCGGTGCCGGTACACCTAACCTGGCGCTATACACCCACGATCATGATCACGACCATGATCTGCACGGCAATGCCACGCATTCCCACGATCACAACGGGCCCTGCAATCATGATTGA
- the cobS gene encoding adenosylcobinamide-GDP ribazoletransferase, with the protein MKKHQSHHHAQQRFTHRDWQEEWQAFWLAVGFLTRIPMLVRIDYSQTLMNRSSVYFPLVGLLLGALYAGLFVLLDAFWATGICVALILVFHLWITGAFHEDGLADSVDALGGGYTVARRLEIMKDSRIGTYGTVALIMALGLKGLLLAEAKTVWLALLLSPVVSRLTPLWLMRYLPYVTDPNTSKSKPVAEGFSTQRLCVATALTVVVAALAGAVIPALLSVVVVALLWGGYLWRHLRGYTGDTLGASVVLCELVFLLLWG; encoded by the coding sequence ATGAAGAAGCATCAAAGTCATCACCACGCGCAGCAAAGGTTTACCCACAGAGACTGGCAAGAAGAGTGGCAGGCGTTCTGGCTGGCGGTGGGTTTTCTCACCCGAATACCGATGCTGGTACGTATTGATTACAGCCAGACCTTAATGAATCGCTCCAGCGTGTATTTTCCTCTGGTGGGGCTGTTGCTGGGCGCGCTGTACGCGGGCTTATTTGTATTGCTCGATGCTTTCTGGGCCACTGGAATTTGTGTGGCGCTAATATTGGTGTTCCACCTGTGGATCACCGGGGCTTTTCATGAGGATGGGCTGGCGGACAGCGTGGATGCGCTAGGGGGTGGCTATACCGTGGCCCGGCGCCTTGAAATCATGAAAGATAGCCGCATTGGCACCTATGGGACGGTGGCGCTGATCATGGCGTTGGGGTTAAAGGGCCTGTTGCTGGCGGAGGCGAAAACGGTCTGGCTTGCCTTATTGCTGAGCCCGGTCGTTAGCCGGTTAACGCCATTGTGGTTAATGCGATATTTGCCGTATGTAACGGATCCAAATACCAGTAAAAGCAAACCGGTGGCAGAAGGGTTTAGTACGCAGCGGTTGTGTGTGGCTACCGCGCTGACCGTGGTTGTGGCGGCTCTGGCGGGTGCGGTAATTCCTGCGCTGTTATCTGTTGTTGTGGTGGCGTTGCTGTGGGGTGGATATCTTTGGCGACACCTACGCGGCTATACCGGTGATACGCTTGGGGCCAGCGTGGTGTTGTGCGAGCTGGTGTTCTTATTGCTTTGGGGATGA
- a CDS encoding LysR family transcriptional regulator, translating to MRYTLRQLEVFLAIAHFENVSHAAHHLSMSQSAASGALKELEGLYDIKFFERAGKRLKLNELGRQFWPRAEALLAQARELESDLQSRRDLGRLNVGATLTIGNYLAVAIMADYMAQQPGARVHLEVANTRSIVDRVLSFELDLGLIEGELNHPDLELLPWREDELVVFCSPDHPLSSKQALTDEDLRAAHWIVRESGSGTRQTFERALHGLVAELDLALELEHTEAIKRAVETGLGISCLSRVCLQEAFKRGSLVELSVPHRDFNREFYFVLHRQKYRSPGIERWLELCRASVQ from the coding sequence ATGCGCTATACCCTCAGGCAGCTGGAAGTCTTTCTGGCCATTGCGCACTTTGAAAATGTGAGCCATGCGGCTCACCATCTGAGCATGTCTCAGTCGGCGGCTTCCGGGGCACTTAAGGAACTGGAAGGCCTTTACGATATAAAATTTTTTGAGCGGGCCGGCAAGCGATTGAAGCTCAATGAGCTGGGCCGCCAGTTCTGGCCCCGTGCAGAAGCGCTGCTGGCCCAGGCCCGTGAGCTGGAATCCGATCTGCAATCCCGCCGGGACTTGGGACGTCTGAATGTGGGCGCCACTCTGACCATTGGCAATTATCTGGCGGTGGCGATTATGGCGGATTACATGGCTCAGCAGCCCGGCGCCCGGGTGCACTTGGAGGTGGCTAATACTCGCTCCATTGTTGATCGGGTGCTGAGCTTTGAGCTGGATCTGGGCCTGATAGAGGGTGAGCTGAATCATCCAGATCTGGAGCTGTTACCTTGGCGGGAGGACGAGCTGGTGGTCTTCTGTAGCCCGGATCATCCGCTATCAAGTAAGCAAGCGCTTACTGATGAGGACCTGCGCGCGGCCCACTGGATTGTCCGTGAGTCGGGCTCGGGTACTCGTCAGACCTTCGAGCGGGCTTTGCATGGCCTGGTGGCTGAGTTAGATCTGGCCCTAGAGCTGGAACACACTGAGGCCATTAAACGGGCGGTGGAAACAGGGTTGGGGATTAGTTGTCTGTCGCGGGTGTGCTTGCAAGAGGCGTTCAAGCGAGGGTCTTTGGTGGAGTTGTCGGTGCCACACCGTGACTTCAATCGGGAATTCTATTTTGTGTTGCACCGCCAAAAGTACCGTAGCCCGGGGATCGAACGATGGCTGGAGTTATGCCGCGCTTCCGTGCAGTAA
- a CDS encoding metal ABC transporter solute-binding protein, Zn/Mn family translates to MRHFWLILLLFLGSPAWSQTVVASVEPLAKVLRSLYGEKITVTTLMQGNQNPHQLALSPRQAMAVQQADLVVWLGADVEAPLAPLVARRKGRTVTLLELEGVYRRKGEHQHHEDHDHEGHAASTDPHLWLSVDNMVLLAGAVGQQFPHGLTPGQPQLWQQEAKAQLQAEKKQLMPLAQVPWLSYHQPWGYLTESLGLANPLVVSEQLGAGPGSRRFVTLAGQVRDQQVRCAVQEPEARAGLLKRLCPDCYVQPLDPLGRDSLQQKYLPWLSELSSGFAQCLQAAKDT, encoded by the coding sequence ATGCGTCATTTCTGGTTAATCCTTTTGTTATTCCTTGGCTCCCCAGCCTGGAGTCAGACCGTGGTAGCCAGCGTGGAGCCGTTGGCGAAGGTACTGCGCAGCCTCTATGGTGAAAAAATTACGGTCACTACTTTAATGCAGGGCAACCAGAATCCGCATCAGCTGGCATTATCCCCTCGCCAAGCGATGGCGGTGCAGCAGGCGGATCTGGTGGTGTGGTTGGGCGCGGACGTGGAGGCTCCACTGGCGCCTCTGGTGGCGCGCCGCAAGGGCCGGACTGTGACCTTGCTGGAACTGGAAGGCGTGTACCGGCGCAAGGGTGAGCATCAGCACCATGAAGATCATGACCATGAGGGGCATGCTGCCAGCACCGACCCTCACCTGTGGTTATCCGTGGATAATATGGTGTTACTGGCGGGCGCCGTCGGTCAGCAATTTCCGCACGGGCTAACGCCGGGCCAGCCCCAATTGTGGCAGCAGGAGGCCAAGGCTCAGTTGCAAGCCGAGAAAAAGCAGTTGATGCCATTGGCGCAGGTACCCTGGCTGAGCTATCACCAGCCTTGGGGTTATCTAACCGAAAGCCTTGGGTTGGCCAACCCGTTGGTGGTATCAGAACAACTGGGGGCCGGGCCGGGTAGCCGTCGTTTTGTCACCCTGGCGGGGCAGGTGCGAGACCAGCAAGTGCGTTGCGCGGTTCAGGAACCGGAAGCTCGGGCCGGCCTGCTCAAACGTCTGTGCCCAGACTGTTACGTACAGCCGTTGGATCCGTTAGGACGCGACTCCTTACAACAGAAGTACCTGCCCTGGTTGTCAGAATTGAGTAGTGGGTTTGCTCAATGCTTACAAGCCGCCAAAGACACCTGA
- the znuB gene encoding zinc ABC transporter permease subunit ZnuB: MIELLLPPLLAGLAVALVSGPMGAFVVWRRMAFFGDTLAHGALLGAALALALDISLYVAVVAVCLGLAAALSGLQRQRQLAGDTLLGIVAHTTLALGVIAISLQTGIQVDLFAYLFGDLLAVGWQDVTGLWVGAMVILMLMLWQWRALLSITVNEELAQVEGIAVQRTRLLLMLLLALLIAGAIRTVGVLLITSLLVIPAASARRLTHTPAQMAAVASVLGTLSVLVGLAVSWYANTPVGPSIVVAASSLFVLTLLRRGS, translated from the coding sequence ATGATTGAATTGTTACTGCCGCCATTACTGGCCGGGCTGGCCGTGGCATTGGTCTCCGGCCCCATGGGTGCCTTTGTAGTGTGGCGGCGCATGGCGTTTTTTGGCGACACCCTGGCCCACGGCGCGCTATTGGGCGCAGCGCTGGCGCTAGCGCTGGATATCAGCCTGTATGTGGCGGTGGTGGCGGTGTGCCTGGGGCTGGCTGCCGCCCTCAGCGGCCTGCAGCGGCAACGGCAACTGGCCGGAGACACCCTGCTTGGCATTGTCGCCCACACCACCCTGGCACTCGGGGTCATCGCCATTAGCCTGCAAACCGGCATCCAGGTGGATCTGTTCGCCTACTTGTTCGGGGATTTGCTCGCCGTAGGCTGGCAGGATGTGACCGGCCTGTGGGTAGGCGCCATGGTCATTCTGATGCTGATGCTGTGGCAGTGGCGGGCACTGCTCAGCATTACCGTCAACGAAGAACTGGCCCAGGTGGAAGGCATCGCAGTACAACGCACCCGGCTATTACTGATGTTGTTGCTGGCCCTGCTGATCGCCGGTGCCATCCGCACCGTGGGCGTGCTGCTGATTACCTCGTTGCTGGTGATTCCCGCCGCCAGCGCCCGCCGTCTGACCCATACGCCAGCACAGATGGCTGCGGTGGCCAGCGTGCTGGGCACCTTGTCGGTGCTGGTCGGGTTGGCGGTAAGTTGGTACGCCAACACGCCGGTGGGTCCATCCATCGTGGTGGCCGCCAGCAGCTTGTTTGTGCTGACGCTGTTGCGCAGGGGGTCATGA
- a CDS encoding cold-shock protein, with translation MSTVKGTVKWFNEAKGFGFLEQENGPDVFAHFSAITGSGFKTLAEGQAVEFTVTQGPKGPQAENIVAL, from the coding sequence ATGTCTACAGTTAAAGGCACCGTTAAGTGGTTCAACGAAGCAAAAGGTTTTGGTTTCCTAGAGCAGGAAAACGGCCCAGACGTTTTCGCTCACTTCAGCGCCATCACTGGTTCCGGTTTCAAAACCCTGGCTGAAGGCCAAGCGGTTGAGTTCACCGTAACCCAGGGCCCTAAAGGCCCACAGGCTGAGAACATCGTCGCTCTGTAA
- a CDS encoding thiol-disulfide oxidoreductase DCC family protein translates to MIPNPNDTYLVYDGECPACRNYVRFIRFRNTIGPLHLIDARQAPQWVAHMQEKGISLDDGMVLLLNGHYLHGADAVHHIALLSSPSGLFNCINAFVFRSRKLSRCLYPVLKICRNTLLFLMGKKPLNTH, encoded by the coding sequence ATGATCCCCAATCCAAACGACACCTATCTGGTTTACGATGGCGAATGTCCCGCCTGCCGTAACTATGTGCGCTTTATCCGTTTCCGTAACACGATTGGGCCATTACATCTAATTGATGCCCGCCAAGCGCCGCAATGGGTAGCCCATATGCAGGAAAAGGGCATTTCCTTGGATGACGGCATGGTATTACTCCTCAACGGTCACTATCTCCATGGCGCCGATGCGGTGCACCATATCGCCTTACTCAGCAGCCCAAGCGGCCTATTTAATTGCATTAATGCTTTTGTGTTTCGCTCCCGCAAGCTGTCTCGTTGCCTTTATCCTGTGCTTAAAATATGCCGCAACACACTGCTGTTTCTTATGGGGAAAAAGCCGCTAAATACCCACTAA
- a CDS encoding cellulase-like family protein, protein MSHNNTQSLAIACWDLSWLLQRDIRDGAFASLERVFDETQQRGFNTLRLDPCPHLIATPENGIHMDRCELMPQGAPATEVKIRHQLQQVLQSAHERGLKVWFSSRFINDSRARRSFVRRPEDYVRVWSETLSLIEQWGYLHNVAGVDFCYQFPSLPYAHGVARRVFKRSPERSLPSHWSAAAGERLEDYLREVPRALHALFPSVPVGLSTTVALSEQFRQLDTSELDFLDFSVWLDNDPRYRLASGDALPASGMLGKLANPMKQLLLDAGGMHWQRRLEDQLQRRMAFTRLRRLQPVISEGFVRQPQNLHKLPTGWADLHEMMVVNALTQGVERLTPTSLACPNYPWLWQEEEYLAHLNHLILSGQS, encoded by the coding sequence ATGTCGCATAACAACACACAATCATTGGCGATCGCCTGCTGGGATTTATCCTGGCTGCTTCAGCGCGATATTCGCGATGGTGCTTTTGCTTCGCTGGAGCGTGTGTTCGATGAGACTCAACAACGGGGCTTTAATACCCTGCGGTTGGACCCCTGCCCCCACTTGATCGCTACCCCTGAAAACGGCATCCATATGGATCGCTGTGAACTGATGCCCCAAGGTGCGCCTGCGACTGAGGTAAAAATTCGTCATCAGCTCCAGCAGGTATTGCAATCGGCCCACGAGCGGGGACTGAAGGTTTGGTTCAGCAGCCGTTTCATTAATGACAGCCGCGCCCGCCGGTCCTTTGTGCGGCGCCCGGAAGATTATGTCCGGGTATGGAGTGAAACCCTCTCGCTGATAGAGCAGTGGGGCTATCTGCACAATGTAGCAGGGGTTGATTTCTGCTACCAGTTTCCTTCCCTACCCTATGCCCACGGCGTGGCCAGGCGGGTTTTCAAGCGCTCGCCAGAGCGCTCGTTGCCATCGCACTGGTCCGCTGCCGCCGGCGAGCGACTGGAGGATTACCTGCGCGAAGTCCCCCGCGCGTTGCATGCCTTGTTTCCGTCGGTACCCGTCGGCCTGAGCACCACCGTGGCGCTCAGCGAACAGTTTCGACAACTGGACACCAGTGAACTGGATTTCCTCGATTTCAGTGTGTGGCTAGATAATGATCCACGCTATCGACTAGCCAGCGGCGACGCCCTGCCGGCTTCCGGCATGCTAGGCAAACTGGCCAACCCTATGAAGCAGCTGTTGCTGGATGCCGGCGGTATGCACTGGCAGCGGCGGCTGGAAGATCAGCTGCAACGGCGCATGGCTTTTACTCGCTTGCGTCGGCTACAACCGGTAATCAGTGAAGGCTTCGTGCGCCAGCCGCAGAATCTGCACAAGCTGCCTACCGGCTGGGCAGACCTGCACGAGATGATGGTAGTAAATGCCTTGACCCAAGGGGTGGAAAGGCTAACCCCGACCTCGTTAGCGTGTCCAAATTACCCCTGGTTGTGGCAGGAAGAAGAGTACCTCGCCCATCTGAATCACCTTATTCTATCTGGTCAATCATAG
- a CDS encoding AraC family transcriptional regulator: MTYPRMCVDVAVQRGVDRDTLLARAELAPSRLDDPSGQVSLQETVQVFAAAAALTGDNGIGLAVGQRMPLTAHGNLGYLLMCAGTAREAIGLLERFWDLRGRSAALEVKVEGSGLFFELLPEVMLPATVRDLVLGSMLGSMASGMRFILPGLSLMPEIWLQGEPMASAQTLDDSVVLVRYRQARAGIWAADAVRWLDSPLPTANPEALSQALIQCERESVLLAPGDTLLRQVRELLVLDAEGYPTPEQLAEHLHLTARTLRRRLQERGLGFQSLLEEARRRDSCHLLAASDMEIQRISQLLGFADPANFTRAFKVSMGMTPSQWRERHA, encoded by the coding sequence GTGACCTATCCACGCATGTGTGTGGATGTGGCTGTTCAGCGGGGAGTCGATCGGGATACGCTGCTGGCGCGGGCCGAGTTAGCCCCGTCACGGTTGGACGACCCCTCTGGGCAAGTGTCTTTGCAGGAGACCGTTCAGGTATTTGCGGCCGCGGCAGCCTTGACCGGCGACAACGGCATTGGCTTGGCCGTGGGGCAGCGTATGCCTCTGACTGCCCACGGCAACTTAGGCTACCTGCTCATGTGTGCGGGTACCGCCCGGGAAGCGATTGGCCTGCTGGAACGTTTCTGGGACCTGCGGGGCCGTAGTGCCGCCCTTGAAGTAAAGGTCGAAGGTAGCGGCCTGTTTTTTGAGTTGCTGCCGGAAGTGATGTTGCCAGCCACAGTGCGAGATCTGGTGCTGGGCTCCATGCTGGGCAGCATGGCCAGTGGCATGCGGTTTATCCTTCCGGGCCTGTCGCTGATGCCGGAAATTTGGTTGCAGGGCGAGCCGATGGCGTCAGCCCAAACCCTGGACGATAGTGTGGTTTTGGTGCGTTATCGTCAAGCTAGGGCAGGTATATGGGCGGCGGATGCGGTGCGGTGGCTGGACAGCCCGTTGCCCACGGCAAACCCGGAAGCATTGAGTCAGGCTTTGATCCAATGTGAGCGGGAGAGTGTCTTATTGGCCCCAGGCGATACCCTGCTGCGTCAGGTGCGTGAGCTGTTAGTTCTCGATGCTGAGGGCTACCCGACGCCGGAGCAGCTTGCCGAACATCTACACCTAACAGCACGTACCTTGCGGCGCCGTTTGCAGGAAAGGGGGCTGGGCTTTCAGTCGCTGCTAGAAGAAGCCCGACGCCGTGACAGCTGCCATCTGCTGGCAGCGTCCGATATGGAAATTCAGCGTATTAGCCAGTTGCTGGGCTTTGCCGACCCGGCCAATTTCACCCGCGCTTTTAAGGTCTCGATGGGCATGACGCCCAGCCAGTGGCGAGAGCGGCATGCCTAA
- a CDS encoding MATE family efflux transporter, which translates to MSVTLNQRIWMLAWPLLLSNLTAPLLGLMDTAVVGHLAHPRYLAAVALGSNFFMFLYFSFNFLRMGTTGFASQAQGGKRDTRVVLLRGLLLSTLLGFALILLSPLLRDAGLWLLGGSDAVQGLARDYINIRILGAPAALANFALIGFAIGTHNTRVPLKMTVLMHSTNALLDILLVQVWNLDVRGVAIASACAEYVGLAGGLFWLRAALRPPAHRETVWQPVAMWALMAVNRDIFIRSLALLTCFFFFTAQGARLGDATLAANAVLITFLLILSNLLDGFANAAEALVGEAQGRQDHQAFADAVAATGRWTIGCALVGLLGFCLGGAPLIGLLTDLPSIRDTAIEYLPWVLLLPVTASAGFWLDGIFVGATWGTAMRNTMLASVGVFFMLWVCSRGWDNHGLWLTMNGFMAARGVFMAWVLWGRRRHHA; encoded by the coding sequence ATGAGTGTGACCCTCAACCAACGTATCTGGATGCTGGCCTGGCCGTTGTTGTTGTCCAATTTGACCGCCCCGTTGCTGGGGCTTATGGATACGGCGGTGGTAGGCCATCTGGCGCATCCTCGCTACCTGGCGGCGGTGGCGTTGGGCAGCAATTTCTTCATGTTCTTGTATTTTTCATTCAACTTCCTGCGCATGGGTACCACCGGCTTTGCTTCTCAAGCGCAGGGGGGCAAGCGGGACACCCGTGTGGTGTTACTGCGTGGCTTGCTGCTATCGACCCTGCTCGGGTTTGCCCTGATTCTGTTGTCACCGCTGCTGCGCGATGCGGGCCTGTGGCTACTGGGCGGCAGTGATGCGGTGCAGGGGCTGGCGCGGGATTACATCAACATCCGCATTCTCGGTGCTCCTGCCGCGCTGGCCAATTTTGCCCTTATTGGCTTTGCCATCGGCACCCACAACACCCGCGTGCCCTTAAAAATGACGGTGTTGATGCACAGTACCAATGCGTTGCTGGATATATTGCTGGTACAGGTCTGGAATCTGGATGTCCGTGGTGTGGCCATTGCGAGCGCCTGCGCAGAATATGTGGGCTTGGCCGGTGGTCTGTTCTGGCTGCGCGCTGCCCTGCGACCGCCCGCGCATAGGGAAACCGTGTGGCAGCCTGTGGCTATGTGGGCACTGATGGCCGTGAACCGGGATATTTTTATTCGTAGCTTGGCGCTGCTGACGTGTTTCTTTTTCTTCACCGCCCAAGGCGCACGGCTCGGCGATGCTACGCTAGCGGCCAATGCGGTACTGATTACCTTTCTACTAATCCTGAGTAACCTGCTGGACGGGTTTGCCAATGCTGCGGAAGCGTTGGTGGGGGAAGCTCAGGGCAGGCAGGATCACCAAGCCTTTGCAGACGCCGTGGCGGCTACCGGCCGCTGGACCATCGGCTGTGCGCTGGTGGGCCTGCTGGGATTCTGCTTAGGCGGCGCACCGTTGATTGGTTTACTCACCGACCTGCCATCGATCCGTGACACGGCCATCGAGTATCTGCCTTGGGTATTATTGCTGCCCGTTACCGCTAGCGCCGGATTTTGGTTGGATGGGATCTTTGTCGGCGCCACCTGGGGTACCGCCATGCGCAACACCATGCTGGCGTCAGTGGGGGTCTTCTTTATGCTTTGGGTATGCTCCCGTGGCTGGGATAACCATGGCCTGTGGTTAACCATGAATGGCTTCATGGCAGCCCGGGGAGTATTCATGGCCTGGGTGTTATGGGGTCGACGTCGCCATCATGCATGA
- a CDS encoding ferredoxin--NADP reductase yields the protein MSNLNTETVKSVRHWNDTLFSFTTSRDPGFRFKNGHFTMIGLEQDNGRPLLRAYSIASANYEEELEFFSIKVQDGPLTSQLQNIQPGDKIYVSRKPTGTLVADHLLPGKNLWLLSTGTGLAPFMSIIKDPEVYEQYDRVILTHGVRHVSELAYQDTIEHELPNNEFFGEFVNGKLLYYPTVTREPFRNEGRLTDLMTSGKIFEDLGLPKPSLENDRFMLCGSPAMLKDTTKILDDWGFKETRGGELGEYVIERAFVEK from the coding sequence ATGTCTAATTTGAATACCGAAACCGTCAAAAGCGTTCGCCACTGGAACGACACCCTGTTCAGCTTTACCACCAGCCGGGACCCGGGTTTCCGTTTCAAAAACGGACATTTCACCATGATTGGTCTGGAGCAGGACAACGGCCGCCCACTGCTGCGCGCCTATTCCATTGCCAGCGCGAACTATGAGGAAGAACTGGAATTTTTCAGCATCAAGGTGCAAGACGGCCCGCTGACGTCCCAGCTGCAAAACATTCAGCCGGGCGACAAGATCTACGTGAGCCGCAAGCCCACCGGCACGCTAGTCGCCGACCACTTGCTGCCGGGCAAAAACCTGTGGTTGCTATCCACTGGCACGGGCCTCGCACCGTTCATGAGCATCATCAAGGATCCGGAGGTGTACGAACAGTACGACCGCGTCATTCTCACCCACGGGGTGCGTCATGTCTCCGAGTTGGCCTACCAGGACACCATTGAACACGAGCTGCCAAACAACGAGTTCTTCGGTGAGTTCGTTAACGGCAAACTGCTCTATTACCCCACCGTCACTCGAGAGCCGTTCCGCAACGAAGGTCGCCTCACCGACCTGATGACCAGCGGCAAGATTTTCGAGGACCTGGGCCTGCCCAAACCAAGCCTGGAAAACGACCGCTTCATGCTGTGTGGTAGCCCGGCCATGCTCAAAGACACCACCAAGATCCTCGACGACTGGGGCTTCAAGGAAACCCGCGGTGGCGAGCTGGGTGAGTACGTGATCGAACGAGCGTTTGTAGAGAAATAA
- a CDS encoding crotonase/enoyl-CoA hydratase family protein, producing the protein MSALPEYRSFDVTVQNFIAHVQFSRPESLNSMNKDFWLELPRCLRDIEASTDARVVVISSTGKHFSAGMDLAVFSDPSGAPMGGDPGRMAENLRRVVLQLQDCLSVLEQVRIPVLAAIQGGCIGGALDLVCAADSRYCTEDAFFTIKETPLGMTADVGTLQRLPKLMPQGLVRELAYTGRKFGAQEAAEQGLVNSVYGNTHDMLAAVMGIAADIAANSPLAVMGCKEMLNYSRDHSVEDSLKYMATWQAGMFRPDDMMLTFQAQAKKEQAQYPDLMPIKELFES; encoded by the coding sequence ATGTCTGCGTTACCTGAATACCGCTCGTTTGATGTTACCGTGCAAAATTTTATTGCCCACGTGCAATTCAGCCGTCCTGAATCGCTGAACAGTATGAACAAGGATTTTTGGCTGGAGTTGCCCCGTTGCTTGCGGGATATAGAGGCGAGCACTGATGCTCGAGTGGTGGTGATTTCTTCCACAGGCAAACACTTTTCTGCGGGCATGGATTTGGCGGTGTTTTCGGATCCTAGTGGTGCCCCAATGGGAGGGGACCCGGGACGAATGGCAGAGAACCTTCGCCGGGTGGTGCTGCAGCTGCAAGATTGTCTGAGTGTGCTCGAGCAGGTGCGAATTCCAGTGCTGGCAGCGATTCAGGGAGGCTGTATTGGTGGCGCATTGGATTTGGTGTGTGCGGCGGACAGTCGTTACTGCACAGAGGACGCGTTCTTTACCATCAAGGAAACCCCGCTGGGTATGACTGCGGATGTGGGTACACTTCAGCGTCTGCCTAAGTTGATGCCCCAAGGCCTGGTGAGGGAGCTGGCCTATACCGGTCGCAAGTTTGGCGCCCAAGAGGCGGCGGAGCAAGGGCTGGTCAATAGTGTTTACGGTAATACGCATGACATGCTAGCGGCCGTGATGGGCATTGCTGCGGATATAGCTGCGAATTCTCCGCTGGCGGTGATGGGCTGCAAGGAAATGCTTAATTACAGCCGTGACCACAGTGTTGAGGATAGCCTGAAATACATGGCTACATGGCAAGCGGGTATGTTCCGGCCCGACGATATGATGTTGACCTTTCAAGCCCAGGCGAAGAAAGAACAGGCGCAATACCCGGATTTGATGCCCATCAAAGAATTGTTTGAGTCTTGA